In one window of Prevotella sp. E13-17 DNA:
- the lepB gene encoding signal peptidase I, translating to MEKREKKKLNMKVQWTKFVIVMILWLLFLYWLESWLGLIVVPFIYDAYISKKINWQWWKDAEGPTRFVMSWVDAIVFALVAVYFINQFFFQNYVIPSSSLEKSLLTGDYLFVSKVSYGPRIPETPLTVPLTQHTLPIGNMKSYVEWPHWDYRRVKGLGNVELNDIVVFNYPAGDTICAFMQTEYYHLCYGYGHGIYEQLHPDAVSIDSLSKADQLKRFEEIYYLGSQYIRQNHASFGDIDTRPTDRRENYVKRCVGLPGQTLQIVDKVIYLDGKPNKEPDNAQFQYDVQFVEHAKLTDELLKELHITIEDLNLTSADRGSLNSNGYVQLLYSHVIMPMTKATYEELKKRKDLVVSITPVRGGDTWDIYPQNGNYHWTRDNYGPVWIPKKGETIDLTLDNIAIYERPIKIYEKNDLQIRDGKIFINGEETKRYTFKMDYYWMMGDNRHNSADSRYWGFVPEDHIVGKPIFIWWSKDPDRGLISGIRWNRLFRMVDNIK from the coding sequence ATGGAAAAAAGAGAAAAGAAAAAACTGAATATGAAGGTGCAGTGGACCAAGTTCGTGATTGTCATGATCTTGTGGTTACTGTTTCTCTATTGGCTGGAATCATGGCTGGGCCTCATCGTAGTGCCCTTCATCTATGATGCCTATATCTCAAAGAAAATCAACTGGCAGTGGTGGAAGGATGCCGAAGGCCCCACAAGGTTTGTCATGTCGTGGGTCGATGCCATCGTCTTTGCGCTGGTGGCCGTCTATTTCATCAACCAGTTCTTCTTTCAAAACTACGTCATCCCCTCTTCTTCACTGGAGAAGTCGCTGCTGACAGGCGACTACCTGTTTGTGTCGAAGGTGAGCTATGGTCCACGCATACCGGAAACGCCACTCACAGTGCCCCTGACGCAGCACACACTGCCCATCGGCAACATGAAGTCGTACGTGGAGTGGCCCCACTGGGACTACCGCCGCGTGAAGGGCCTCGGCAACGTGGAGCTGAACGACATCGTGGTGTTCAACTACCCCGCTGGCGACACCATCTGTGCATTCATGCAGACGGAATACTATCACTTGTGCTATGGCTACGGTCACGGCATCTATGAGCAACTGCACCCAGATGCCGTGAGCATCGACTCTCTGTCAAAGGCCGACCAGCTGAAACGCTTCGAGGAGATCTACTACCTGGGCAGCCAGTACATTCGCCAGAACCATGCTTCGTTTGGCGATATTGACACACGTCCCACCGACCGTCGCGAGAACTACGTCAAGCGCTGCGTGGGACTGCCCGGACAGACTCTGCAGATTGTAGATAAGGTGATCTATCTGGACGGCAAGCCCAACAAGGAGCCCGACAATGCGCAGTTCCAGTATGACGTACAATTCGTGGAGCACGCCAAACTGACCGACGAACTGCTGAAGGAACTACATATCACGATAGAAGACCTGAACCTGACATCGGCAGACCGTGGTTCGCTGAACAGCAACGGCTACGTGCAACTGCTCTATTCGCACGTTATCATGCCAATGACTAAGGCCACCTACGAGGAGCTGAAGAAGCGCAAAGACCTGGTGGTCAGCATCACGCCGGTGAGAGGCGGAGACACCTGGGACATCTACCCACAGAACGGCAACTACCACTGGACACGCGACAACTACGGACCGGTGTGGATTCCTAAGAAGGGGGAGACCATCGACCTGACGCTCGACAACATTGCCATCTACGAACGACCCATCAAGATCTACGAGAAGAACGACCTGCAGATTCGTGACGGCAAGATCTTCATCAACGGCGAGGAGACCAAGCGCTACACCTTTAAGATGGACTACTACTGGATGATGGGCGACAACCGTCATAACTCAGCAGACTCGCGCTACTGGGGCTTTGTGCCCGAGGATCATATTGTGGGCAAGCCCATCTTCATCTGGTGGTCGAAAGATCCTGACCGAGGACTCATCTCGGGCATACGCTGGAACCGACTGTTCCGAATGGTTGATAATATCAAATAA
- the lepB gene encoding signal peptidase I, producing the protein MSRRNLVRFLLALAVAFVLMLVFRTTGVTMCTIEGDGLEPTLMNGDHVLVNRWSYGLRIGGTDKLFSYGRLGRQDVKRGDLIAFEDPSDSINRRMLICRCKALPGDTVSTEEGMVVVPSLKDCADRDYYWVESLHSGNAKDAPTQGFIAEEYIIGRVCMVVYSRDTEEPVHRGWRYYRMFIPL; encoded by the coding sequence GTGAGTAGAAGGAATCTGGTTCGTTTCCTATTGGCGCTTGCAGTTGCCTTTGTCCTGATGCTGGTCTTCAGGACCACTGGCGTTACGATGTGCACCATAGAAGGAGACGGACTGGAACCTACGCTCATGAATGGCGACCATGTGTTGGTGAACCGCTGGAGCTACGGTCTTCGCATTGGAGGAACAGACAAGCTGTTCAGCTATGGTAGATTAGGCCGACAGGACGTGAAGCGAGGTGACCTGATTGCCTTTGAAGACCCATCGGACTCTATCAACAGGCGAATGCTCATCTGCCGCTGTAAGGCTTTGCCCGGCGACACCGTCAGCACAGAAGAGGGAATGGTGGTGGTGCCAAGTCTGAAAGACTGTGCAGACCGCGACTACTACTGGGTGGAGTCGCTGCATAGCGGAAACGCGAAAGATGCCCCCACACAGGGATTCATTGCCGAGGAATACATCATCGGACGCGTCTGCATGGTTGTCTATAGTCGCGACACCGAAGAGCCTGTGCACAGAGGATGGCGCTATTACAGAATGTTTATTCCACTATGA